The sequence below is a genomic window from Dermacentor albipictus isolate Rhodes 1998 colony chromosome 2, USDA_Dalb.pri_finalv2, whole genome shotgun sequence.
GGAGTGATCACCATCCAGCCACCATCACACTTCAACTTCGAAAGAACGTCCGAATGGCCAACATGGTCGCAAGAATTCGACGACTATCGGGTTGCGTCAGGATTGAACGAGCTCAGCGAGGAAGCTCGAGTGCGGTCTCTGCTTTACGCAATGGACAGACAGGCAAGTACATTTCAAGTGCCCAGTGGAGTTTGCCTCCAGGTCATTATAGCTGGCAGAATCTCGATGCGCAGAGATCGAGAAGGAAGCTCTAGTCCTAACATGGGCAGCGGAGAGCTTTGATGGGTATCTCAGAGGACTCGAGGTAATGTTCCAGACTGATCACAAACTGCTTGTAACGCTGCTGGGCAAGGCACAGCTAGATTTCCTTCCTCCGCGTATTCAGCTCTTCCGGATGAGGCTAATGCGCTACGTGTTCAAAGTTAAGCACGTGCCCGGTAAAAAGCTTGTCTTGGCAGATAACTTTGTCAAGGTCTCCGCTTCGATCGAGCCAGATTGATTATCAAGCAATGTCTGTATCTGAAGTCGATTGTTTTGCCCGACGTTGCGTTGATACCGTGGCTGAAGTTAGCGGATTTGAGAAGGCGAAGCAGGGTCAGGCAGAAGATACCGTCTGCCAAACGTTGGTTCGCTGCTGTCGAAACAGGTAGCCATGATATTGGTCCCTTCAAGTCTATATGCAACCATAGTGGCAATATAGGCCGGAAATCCCAGTTTGTAATGGGATTCTGATGAAAGACATGCGCCTCGTCATACCGCAGTGCCAAAGAGTCCAAGTCTTGAGTCACCTACATGATGGTCTCTAGGGCATCACTAAATGCCAAGGGCGTGCGCGTGACACTGTGCGGTGGCCGGGACTAAGCTCGGAACTAGCAAAGTTAGTAAACAAACTGGAGAGTGCTGTATGTCGCGCGAACAGGTCGCACAACCAATGATCTCGTCAAAAACCCGATGCTTCCTTGGCAGAAAGTCGGCATTCATCTTTGACAAATTAATCTGGGCCTTGTTGATTACCTGTCACGATATCCAGAAGTTGCTCGTCTCGCAGCGGCTACCAGTGACCGCGTAGTAAACCAGCTTAAGAGCATCTTTGCCCGGCATGGTATTCCTGAAATGGTGTTCGCAGATAATAAAACCCACTTTATCTCGTCAGCATTTTACTAATTTTCTCAAGACTATGGGTTCCGACGTGACGTCCAGCCCAAGATATTTACAAGCCAACGGAGAGGTCGAGAGTATAGTTAAGACGATAAAAGGGCTTATTCAGAAATCCTGCGACCAACACCTGGCCTTACCAGCCGAAAGCTGATACAACTTCCCACAGGCCGTAAGCTCGCCAAACACTGATATAAGTTTGCTCCAGCTGGCAAGTGAGCAGACTGCCGGGTCAGATGATGGTAAAGAAAGACAGCTTGTTCCGTTGCCTGCGGATCAACCGAGTGCTTACGTGACACGCTCGGGAAGAAGAGTGATTGTACCGGAAAGATATGGATGCGAGCAGTAAAAAATTTTGTGGCATGGTTAAAGTGTGTTTGTTGCGCGTCCAATGTCGGAAGTGCTCTATTGTGTGACCAATGTGACTGTTCTTTTCTTGGGCCAGTGCACTGATATTGCCGAAGGGCTCCTTAAAAGAAGCGAATATGTGGCATTGCCTCGAACGCAACCAGCGCTCGATGAACGCGCACTGGAACGCGTCAGAGTACTCCGGCGTTCCACTGAGCGACGCCCGCGTTGCAAGACTGCTGCAGCGTCCGAGCTCACTGGTGACGTCAGTGCCCACCAGGATGTATAGCGGCGCACTGACACTaaaaggggtggggggggcaGTTCTTGGTTTGAGGCTTGGACTATTGTCTGTTATGTTATTCCAACACTGCGTCTGCCCcgacacagtagcagcaacgctacattcgtattgccgtttctttttcattttcccgCTCGTATTTCCGCACGTATTCACGACCATTCCGCAAGTCGGATAAGGCACACCTAACCGACGCACTGCCTATGTAAGCCCTGTGCCTCTGACAGCCGTGGAGCGTAGGGTGTTTTgacgttttgttttccttttattgCGGCAGCAATAATATGGACCCTCCAGTCACAATTCCGTCGTCGCCGTCACCCCGAGGCACTGTATAAAGACCAAGCGCGATaaaatcgtcaccgcgcgccgtattGCGGGTGATACCGTGGGAGGGTGAGCGGGCGATcccggctcaatctcgcgctcgCAAAGaacgaaagcggggaggaagcgcgccgtcttcggtcGTGCGCAAGGCTCCTTGCTGAGGGGTGGGCGTTCTGCTCCGGAGGGCCGTGCGTTCCTTGCTCGGGCCCCTGAATATTGAAAGTCGGTTGTGAAGGGTACAGCGTCCGCCGTGCGCTGTTTTCACGGCTTAGTTAgggttgatgcgagaggcagcacgaacgtGAATTAGCTCACTGCTGCTACCACGCTTGCTgattccagcgttttgacagcgagctccCGCGGTTATCGATTGAAATCTGTTcattgagatgtgttcatgcttgttaatttagttagtatgcctacctttacaacattatatggccgataaagctactatgcttacttcgtctagctgtccactaattagctatcgcaatcgatgcttcaacTTCCGGGCAAAACTGCGTCTTtacatgtctctctctctctctctctctctctctttgcagcCAAATTCTGTACGTGAGCTCACCCGGGCAAGTCCGTGCGCAATTGCGAACTCTTGGAGAAAGTTCCAAGCTACTGCTATTTGCTTCGTTTATTCTAATATCACGCATGATTTTTCTGCAGTGTGTGAATTTGTGAACTAATCCATTAAATTTACTATCAGTCAGTATATATTAGGCACGTGAACCACTTGAAAGCTGGAAGTGTCCACCATGCGCTCGAATGTGGCCGCCGAACTACGAGTAAATAGACTGCATTGCATTGTATTGAATCGATAGATCTTGTACTTATTGTTTAGGTGGTTTTCTAACGGTGTAAGTCGTGTGTGATAGTTTGACAGCAGCTGAAGTGATGGTCAGTCGAAGAGAAATGACGAGCACCGCGAACCCACTCAAGGACGTTATCGATATGAGGTATGGGTACACGACCATTCCGCAAGTCGGATAAGGCACACATAACCGACGCACTACCTATGTAAGCCCTGTGCCTCTGACAGCCGTGGAGCGTAGGGTGTTTTgacgttttgttttccttttattgCGGCAGCAATAATATGGACCCTCCAGTCACaattccgccgtcgccgtcaccccgatgctctgtataaagtccaagcgcgataaAATCGTCACCGTGCGCCGTATTGCGGGTGATACCGTGGGAGGATGAGCGGGCGATcccggctcaatctcgcgctcgcaaaggaagaaagcggggaggaagcgcgccgtcttcggtcgcgcgcaaggctcctgGCTGAGGGGTGGACGTTCTGCTCCGGAGGGCCGTGCGTTCCTCGCTCGGGCCCCTGAATATTGAAAGTCGGTTGTGAAGGGTACAGCGTCCGCCGTGCGCTGTTTTCACGGCTTAGTTAGGGTTGATGCGAGAGGCCGCACTAAGTTTGAATTAGCTCACTGCTGCTACCGCGCTTGCTgattccagcgttttgacagcgagctccCGCGGTTATCGATTGAAATCTGTTCGttaagatgtgttcatgcttgttaatttagttagcatgccTTCCTTTACAACTTTATGCGGCCTATAAagctactatgcttacttcgtctagctgtttactaatttgctatcgcaatcgatgcttcacctttcgggtgaaactgcgcttttacatctctctctctatctctctctctctccctctctctctctctttgcagcCAAATTCTGTACGTGAGTTCGCCCGGGCAATCCGTGCGCAATCGCAAACTCTTGGAGAAAGTTCCCAGGTGCTGCTATTTGCTTCGTTTATTTTAATATCACGCACGATTTTTATGCAGTGTGTGAACTTGTGAACTAATCCATTAAATTTACTATCAATCAGTGTATATTATACGGTTTACGGTAAATAGAACAGGCAGCATCGGAATTCATGCGTTGTATGGAGCCGCTGTTTAGCTCAAGGGAAAGCCACTAGTATGAAAAATATTGTCATATGATAGGAGAATGCGGCAGACAAATTCAGCTTCCCCAGACAACAGGCACGGCGAAATCGACACCACCAGTAGAAAACTTGAAAGTCTCATTTATTAGGCATCTGGTTCCACGTGCCATATACTTAAGTACACATTCTTAAACTAGTTAggccctttggggtgcatatttgcaACGCAAGAATAATCGCCTTCTGTCGcgtccgcgtttcctttctttaacgttgtgAACCCGGTACTCACAAgtcgcgaacggcatgcgcgttatcagcatgacaaagcattctcgacaggaaattaccgagcgcagcgttttcaacaaaggaaacgcaagcaagaaagATAGATGATGAGTATTGTTGCATGGTAaatatatcccccccccccccacccccccacccaaGGATGTCCGTTTGTTTAAAAGTATAGACTACCTTAAACCAGATGCTTCAATGAACGCCACTTCGTGTTCCTGAAAGCATCAAGCTCGGGTGGCGACACCTCTCGTGGCAGCACTTGTCTCATAAAACCATAATGCCCTCGCCTATATACTGCTGCAAAATGCAGCTGGTGTAAAGACGGGGAATGTTGACACAAAAAGGCGTCGGTGTTTACTACGTAGATAGGCAATTTTTTTAAGGATACGTTGGCTTATTGCCAGTGCCAAGCCATTCTGTTCTTCGATAACTGCGTCAACCGTTGATACATGCTGGACAAGCAGGTTGAATACACCACCAGAAATACCTTGCAGCATATCGGCAACATTGTCTCAGTGACGTGGGCGTCACAGAGGATGCCTTATTTATGTGTGGCTCGAATTACATCCGCACGTGGCCGCGTAATGCATGTGTACACAGCGTGCGGGTAGCCGCTATGGCCACCAAACAGTTATGTAGCTTTTTATTCAGTTTCCAAATTAATGAGTTATTCTTCGTATGTCTTGAAGTAGAGTTGAGATGGGGCACCTTTACTTTAAACATCGCTTTTGCGAACATGACAGCATCCACCTCATGTTTACGTTGATGGGTCTATGCAGGTGCCCAGCGGCCACGGGAAACGGTGCACGATGGACATCGTGATCAAGATCTTCTACAAAAGCGATGACCACTCGGTGACTGTCAAGTTAATCAGGTAGGGTCCTCAAAATAGCTTCGTCGTGACAAGCACAAAGAATGCTACTTCCGCCAAGATGTTACGTGGGAAAATACAGTCAACAAAAGCACACATAAAGTTGACAGGAAAATACCAATAACTGAATAAAAAGCGACATGTCGGGTCAGCTCAATAATTGTCGCCGTCAATCTTAGAACCGATGGGCCTCTTTCTCAAAAATGGTGTCGGCCCGTTGCAATAATATCGGCTGTATGGAAGTTCAGCTATCTATAAATTTTCGTCAGAGGCCTAGTGATTAATCAAATCGCTGCTAGTTCTTCGAGAATTATAAATAGCGGAATgtgtaaaaaaataattttagttTTTGAGAAGAGGTTTTAAAGCCCCATTTGCGTCTTTCCGGTCACGGTCACGCAGTCATCTTGGCGGAGTGGCAGTCGGCGCCAGACATTTTATTTTGTCCCCCCTATTAAGTACGTGTAATCCACAAGACCTTGAAAAGGAGAAAACTATTTCGCTTTTATATCATGACacaaccttttctttttattacagAGGAGGGGCAAGCCTGGTGTTGCCATTCATGCTATGCCTGCGTAAGATACGTTTTGGAATATGCGTTCCCTTGTGTAGTTCTGTATTTtgagtgcaggaaaaaaatgtaACAGTTAAGCTTAATGATAGCAATGTTGTACGCATAGCTGTGAACAAGCGAGGATATGATGTATCAAGGGTACCGGGCTTGGCGGTGGGGTATTACATGTTTAAAAGAAATCTCCACAATCGACAACAAAGGAATAGATATCCATATTCAGATATGTCCAGATATGTGCACACCTGAAAACCGATCTCAAAATAAGGTTTCGTGAAGCGAACATTTCAGGGTCACATTATTCATAGCAAACCATTCAACTGTGGTAACCCTATCCAGTGCAATATGTCTGATGTCGCGTAATTTTACGTTTATCGTTTACCAATGTCACAACAATAATTTCTTGCAATAGCGATGTTCATGCGCTAAACCACTCACAAAGCTACGCCGAAATCGAAACACCGAAACACACGAACAAACAGTGTTGTGTATGACGCAGCGGTGTCCCTCATCAGGATGAAGGCGATGTCagttcaactctgaggctttacGTGCTAAACCACAAcacgattacgaggcacgccgtggttCGGTAGCATGGGTTGATTTTGACCACCGTGGGGCTCCTTAACGCGCACCCAAACGACTGGCgctttttcatttcgcctccaacAAAATGCAACCGCtgctgccgggatttgatccacGCCTTCGGGCTCAGCAACGCAACcccaaagccactatgccaccacgaaGGGTGAAGGTGATGCATGGTGCTTGTTGGGAGAATAATTATGGCGAGCAATGTATTCAGAGATACAAATGTAACAACATTCAGGAATTGCAAATCGCTTTTGCTATATATAGCAGAACATATCCTTTCCGTCAGACTGTTGAAGAATGACCAGATTTCCAGAAGCACGTCTCAAGTAGCCCCGATAGTGGTATATTCCAAATATAGGATATACAAGAAAATCAAAAGAAGCTGTTGGATATCGCCCGCTTTTCCATTAGGTCGTCTCTGTCTGTCAGAGATAGCCACGAGTAGCGATCGTAGGAGAAGGCCTTACGTCGCGATTTGTTATCCTATTGTCCAAAAGAGTGCGGTGTTCAGTCACAGTGCATCAATGTTGAAAATTTTGTTTGTTATTATGCATTTCGAAGGATTAGTGGCACTTACTATGTTGCTCCAAAATAAATTTAGTGATAACTAATATATACAGTCATTAGAACTAACAACTAAACAACTAATACAACTGACACGCCTAATAAAATCAGGAAACCCCTAAAATATTATGCATTACTACATTTACACGATTGTGTGCGTTAGATAAGCCCCAAATCCGACAGTGGGCACACATTTTTGGTGTCGTTATTACAGCTTCATAGCGCTGAAAATAAAGGAGCGTTCACTGGCTCTACATTATCGATCACAATTTTGGGTTCTATGCACAACTCACTCGGGACGAGACAGCAACGAATGAGACGCGAAGCCCGAGAATAGTGGCAAGTAATGCTACACTTTAAGAACGATGTATATGAAAAGACCCAGACACGCGTTCAAGATGAAGCTGTAGGTCGCGAACTCCCAAATGTATACATAGTAGAGGAGAATTCGATTTTCACAGCGACTGCAGCCCTGATTCTGATTAAGtctgttgcattaaaaaaaaattaggaaataTTAACCTCTGGAAGCTGATTTAAATTGTAGTCGTATGTTTATTGTAATAATATTGCATCTTGCAAAACCTGAATAACTATACACAGGA
It includes:
- the LOC135910628 gene encoding uncharacterized protein isoform X3, whose product is MPSDDPRPFSSGVITIQPPSHFNFERTSEWPTWSQEFDDYRVASGLNELSEEARVRSLLYAMDRQPNSVREFARAIRAQSQTLGESSQVPSGHGKRCTMDIVIKIFYKSDDHSVTVKLIRGGASLVLPFMLCLLITAVVYGGFFWVLSFMGFQETGVAANSFAAWWQSTYPN
- the LOC135910628 gene encoding uncharacterized protein isoform X2; translation: MPSDDPRPFSSGVITIQPPSHFNFERTSEWPTWSQEFDDYRVASGLNELSEEARVRSLLYAMDRQVPSGHGKRCTMDIVIKIFYKSDDHSVTVKLIRGGASLVLPFMLCLLITAVVYGGFFWVLSFMGFQETGVAANSFAAWWQSTYPNGHVPPGSLFARLQSLGTVGPNRRDFLLTLLALSAVVSAMG
- the LOC135910628 gene encoding uncharacterized protein isoform X1, encoding MPSDDPRPFSSGVITIQPPSHFNFERTSEWPTWSQEFDDYRVASGLNELSEEARVRSLLYAMDRQPNSVREFARAIRAQSQTLGESSQVPSGHGKRCTMDIVIKIFYKSDDHSVTVKLIRGGASLVLPFMLCLLITAVVYGGFFWVLSFMGFQETGVAANSFAAWWQSTYPNGHVPPGSLFARLQSLGTVGPNRRDFLLTLLALSAVVSAMG